A section of the Methanococcus vannielii SB genome encodes:
- a CDS encoding ATP-dependent helicase: MKKNPNESQKNAIEYLKGPLLILAGPGSGKTFTITEKVAHLTKNMEKKKILALTFSEKAAKEMLDRIESELGKNNEITVSTFHSFCNELIKEFALDIGISKNPKLISKEHACVFGVKNIDSFGFETIKVSGKPYDLISSLIEGISQFYDFLISPEELKNYVLGELEKTDDPELILELDKLHDLSKFYMAYEEYKRKNDLIDYDDMVAIACKLLKSNPVIQKQLQNRFDYILVDEFQDTNYSQLYLINMLTKNGMLTCVADDDQCIYQFRGAYLTNINQLEEYYPDLKKIPLEINYRSTENIVNLSQELIKNNEKREKKTVKSNKSSEEKVNVVSMPDDYSEAEWVSNEVQNLIKKGLTPKDIFILTRKTADGKKFSDSLKNRLIPSEYIGNYRLQDFPVIKDTLSYISAISDPFNSGIDFKKIFTREGLFEHDIQKINKKAKELTYSNPEISGDGIFYVLEKNLSELNLENLEIAKSIFENINELLIYKKNHLPSDTLKHLLIEKTDIYKLEIHQNTLNSRKNIELLNSLISLVEEFESVRKTEFEEISEYLNILSDFEVEPEDFLENDTVKIMTIHQSKGKEAKAVFVCDVSERHLPLQYRKKEFTVPLDLQKGIKKDNFDEKKLYLEEELRLLYVAMTRAKDKLYLTYPKIFSGNKKESKPSLFLDGISYLQNDKVNFFETEKFEKPVMSVESPINKKISEYERLVIKYSVQKQYKKAIESIITLVKINELEKSGNLSNFDLNDFLKIDIPDISELSELLTVKLPPLVDKSMKFSASKIKQYIGCPLNFKYNYVLNIPTPKKAHLTVGTDVHKIFEDLGILKNKGEAIDLELAKSMLSENLKEFSFNSKTEFEEEYSKSLKMIEYWFDFESKNKNKILATEEKFNLDLGGFTFTGIIDRIDVTPDGEYIILDYKTGKKSSVLTKPKMAEDVQMALYAMAVFEKYGKYPVKMGQLYVNPDVSKDVIIDVNPANIENIKENVISNVNKIMDEDFTVINTPKMCYFCDYKDICEYLE; encoded by the coding sequence TTGAAAAAAAATCCAAACGAATCGCAAAAAAATGCTATTGAATACTTAAAAGGACCATTGTTAATTTTAGCAGGACCTGGATCTGGAAAAACATTTACAATTACTGAAAAAGTGGCCCATTTAACAAAAAATATGGAAAAGAAAAAAATTTTAGCACTTACATTCTCAGAAAAAGCTGCAAAAGAAATGCTCGATAGAATTGAAAGTGAACTTGGAAAAAACAATGAAATCACAGTTTCGACATTTCACTCGTTTTGTAATGAGTTAATAAAAGAATTTGCACTTGATATTGGAATTAGTAAAAATCCAAAATTAATTTCAAAGGAACATGCTTGTGTTTTTGGTGTTAAAAATATTGATTCGTTTGGATTTGAAACAATTAAAGTCTCTGGAAAACCATATGATTTAATATCAAGTTTAATTGAAGGAATTTCTCAATTTTATGACTTTTTAATTTCTCCTGAAGAATTAAAAAATTATGTCTTAGGAGAATTAGAAAAAACTGATGATCCGGAATTAATTTTAGAATTAGATAAACTTCATGATCTCTCTAAATTTTACATGGCGTATGAAGAATACAAAAGAAAAAACGACCTTATCGATTACGATGATATGGTTGCAATTGCATGTAAATTACTTAAAAGTAACCCGGTTATTCAAAAACAGCTTCAAAACAGATTCGATTATATTTTAGTCGATGAATTTCAAGATACGAACTATTCTCAGCTTTACTTAATAAATATGCTTACTAAAAATGGCATGTTAACGTGTGTAGCAGATGATGATCAGTGCATCTACCAATTCAGAGGTGCATATCTAACAAACATCAATCAACTTGAAGAATATTATCCAGATTTGAAAAAAATCCCACTTGAAATAAATTATAGATCTACTGAAAATATTGTGAATTTATCCCAAGAACTTATAAAAAATAACGAAAAACGAGAAAAAAAGACAGTTAAATCGAATAAAAGTTCAGAAGAAAAGGTAAATGTAGTTTCAATGCCTGATGATTACAGCGAAGCTGAATGGGTTTCTAATGAAGTTCAAAACTTAATTAAAAAGGGATTAACTCCAAAAGATATCTTCATATTAACCAGAAAAACTGCGGATGGAAAAAAATTTAGCGATTCGTTAAAAAACAGGTTAATTCCAAGCGAATATATTGGAAATTACCGATTACAAGATTTTCCAGTAATTAAAGATACTTTATCATACATCTCCGCTATATCCGATCCATTTAATTCAGGAATAGATTTTAAAAAGATATTTACCAGAGAAGGACTTTTTGAACACGACATTCAAAAAATAAATAAAAAAGCAAAGGAATTAACATATTCTAACCCGGAAATTTCCGGAGATGGGATATTTTACGTTTTGGAAAAAAATCTATCTGAATTAAATTTAGAGAATTTAGAAATTGCAAAATCAATTTTTGAAAACATTAATGAACTTTTAATTTACAAGAAAAACCATCTTCCATCAGACACATTAAAACATTTGTTAATTGAAAAAACGGACATATACAAGTTAGAAATTCATCAAAATACGCTAAATTCAAGAAAAAATATCGAATTATTAAATTCATTAATTTCACTTGTCGAAGAATTTGAAAGTGTTAGAAAAACAGAATTTGAAGAAATTTCTGAATACCTCAACATTTTATCCGACTTTGAAGTAGAACCGGAAGACTTTTTAGAAAACGATACTGTTAAAATTATGACGATCCACCAGTCAAAAGGAAAAGAAGCAAAAGCAGTGTTTGTTTGTGACGTTTCAGAAAGACATCTTCCTTTGCAATATCGAAAAAAAGAATTTACGGTTCCATTGGATTTACAAAAAGGCATTAAAAAAGATAATTTTGATGAAAAGAAACTCTATTTAGAAGAAGAATTAAGGTTACTTTATGTGGCAATGACTAGAGCAAAAGATAAACTTTATTTAACGTATCCTAAAATCTTTTCAGGAAACAAAAAGGAATCAAAACCAAGTTTGTTTTTAGATGGCATTTCGTATTTACAAAATGATAAGGTAAATTTCTTTGAAACTGAAAAATTTGAAAAACCTGTAATGTCTGTAGAATCCCCGATAAATAAAAAAATTTCAGAATATGAAAGGTTAGTCATCAAATATTCAGTTCAAAAACAGTATAAAAAAGCAATAGAATCAATCATCACCCTTGTAAAAATAAATGAACTCGAAAAATCCGGAAACTTATCAAATTTCGACTTAAATGACTTTTTAAAAATAGATATTCCGGATATTTCAGAATTATCGGAGTTATTAACTGTAAAATTACCACCGCTTGTAGATAAATCTATGAAATTTTCCGCATCAAAAATTAAGCAGTACATTGGATGTCCGCTAAATTTCAAGTATAATTACGTATTGAATATTCCAACTCCAAAGAAAGCACATTTAACTGTTGGAACAGACGTTCACAAAATATTTGAAGATTTGGGGATCTTAAAAAATAAGGGTGAAGCCATTGATTTAGAACTTGCAAAATCAATGCTTTCTGAAAATTTAAAGGAATTTTCATTTAATTCAAAAACGGAATTCGAAGAAGAGTACTCAAAATCATTGAAAATGATTGAATACTGGTTTGATTTTGAAAGTAAAAATAAAAACAAAATATTGGCTACTGAAGAAAAATTCAATCTTGACTTAGGGGGATTTACATTTACAGGAATAATTGATAGGATTGACGTAACGCCTGATGGGGAATATATTATACTCGACTATAAAACCGGAAAAAAATCAAGCGTACTTACTAAACCAAAAATGGCAGAAGATGTACAAATGGCACTCTATGCCATGGCAGTTTTTGAAAAATATGGGAAATATCCTGTAAAAATGGGACAACTCTATGTAAACCCCGATGTTTCAAAAGATGTAATCATTGACGTAAATCCTGCAAATATCGAAAATATCAAAGAAAATGTTATTTCAAATGTTAATAAAATAATGGATGAAGATTTTACAGTAATTAACACGCCTAAAATGTGTTATTTCTGTGATTATAAAGATATTTGTGAATATTTAGAATAA
- a CDS encoding DUF4011 domain-containing protein encodes MENSSSIDGSLEGLKNSSNSNIENLITTWKNNLIDTTKRNKLTNFRFKDTNALEIRFGISKDSKRYFEDISELYLQSISGKSISTELLNTNFEDFEKCQKLLYKLNLKSKTELKEKGTNILYLTFGLLEWYESDDSDLKLYSPLIMVPISLSRNSKYDPMTLKRFEDDVVINPSLSYKLKMDFGIDISEDINIEEINILDYFTALKEKISKFNRWKIFDKSYISLFSFNKLVMLKDLNDLDLKIKESPIIRAISGESPELTPSGTYIPGAEELDSLIAPADSYQVLDADSSQQEAIVAAKLGASFVLQGPPGTGKSQTITNIISECLVDGKKILFVSEKMAALDVVKKRLDEAGLGQFCLELHSYKMNKKELINNLYQTYEEYESGKISKESFDYTKLKYDRNILNAYVKSLHKIHYPLGKSAYQLHGELAKLSEIPEVCFDLKNTINYTEKDLDTLKYTLEQLDARKEKIIEFDESFWKYLKVMDYRLSLKSEIESNFLEMSQTLEDINLKLKEISEEWGLEKELKISDFEWLYKFLNISLSNPVPIQSWLNPGNVQPLIDISKNFKQKFSEYNIQKSQLSCKINNKAFEINASELKTPLDKNFHIISEILYSNNCNWLSYQIMNKECKKILENLVKTSENLKNNSEKLISKLGFSNELLNISDLEKIKEITCVISKNGKLPKNTILNATNLKIDYLKDFEVFEKYFENRANILKNYEERIFDLNVEELITKFKTEYNSIFKYLKSKYRKDKKLVLELRKDLKSLNDSEILSDLYKINDIIKVETLISKKEEEFIKNYGNLYSGVTTDWKFIGTMLEELSNIELNLGVKIPSKAVDSIINTEEYAEIEKILSDIDYSIKNLESDVYSLKKLANIELNFDLKKFNIFNMNQQLNGINSAISSVNEIFNLLKKDDFLEMTYRDLKNTLSNIELFQNLENTLNSERTRLSENFGRYYAHESTNWDVIYDALIWVNSLNDLFKDSEIPNKYVEYIVKDHKNLNSIMGSILNLINQYNSKKAYLEEIFDVKNLELNGKEFSENSISNVSSWMKTVSYESFNLEENISLKKTISDAKYLGFSDIIHVIKHKNYGDYSLKDMYLKRFYTLRLENIYLSDTILNSFKKEDYEKILKEFRNLDKDQFKSNITRIQNKLLAKGREKIYSLDLELTTLKKEYNKQKKHLSIRALLSKIPNLTWAMKPCFLMSPMSVSTYLESQNFDFDLVIFDEASQILPEDAIGSIVRGKQVIVVGDSKQMPPTRFFTSTFDDPESEEEFDEIYESILDQCSAVMPEKSLKWHYRSRHESLIAFSNKNFYKNKLYTFPSSNNSCNNGLKFVYVEDGIYDRSLSRTNKKEAKKVAELTIGHFKNHPEKSLGIIAFSEAQQMQIIDELDYLMEDYPELRYLMDESKEESFFIKNLENVQGHERDVIFFSVGYAKDNAGNLRYNFGPLSKQGGERRLNVAITRAKHHIKLVSSIMPEEIDLMRTNSRGAKLLREYLEFAKYGKLPESLEYNSELEFDSPFEEDVYDAVSALGYDVHTQVGCSGYKIDLAVIDPNNPGRYIMGIECDGASYHSSHSARDRDRLRQQVLEGLGWKIYRIWSQDWFKRKNFELEKINRQLKDIRGIQ; translated from the coding sequence ATGGAAAATAGTTCAAGTATCGATGGTAGTTTAGAAGGGTTAAAAAATAGTTCAAATAGCAATATTGAAAATTTAATAACTACTTGGAAAAATAACCTTATTGATACTACAAAACGAAATAAACTTACAAATTTTAGATTTAAAGATACAAACGCCCTTGAAATACGTTTTGGAATATCCAAAGATTCAAAAAGATATTTTGAGGATATTTCCGAATTATACCTTCAAAGCATTTCCGGAAAATCTATTTCTACAGAATTATTGAATACAAACTTTGAAGATTTTGAAAAATGTCAGAAATTACTCTATAAATTAAATTTAAAATCAAAAACGGAACTAAAGGAAAAGGGCACAAATATTCTTTATTTAACATTTGGACTTTTAGAATGGTACGAAAGCGACGATTCGGACTTAAAACTATATTCTCCGCTTATAATGGTCCCAATATCACTATCCCGAAATTCAAAATATGATCCAATGACACTTAAACGGTTTGAAGATGATGTAGTAATTAATCCGTCATTATCCTATAAATTAAAAATGGATTTTGGAATAGATATTTCTGAAGACATAAATATCGAAGAAATAAACATTTTAGATTATTTTACCGCACTTAAAGAAAAAATTTCCAAATTTAACCGCTGGAAAATTTTTGATAAATCATACATAAGCCTATTTTCGTTCAATAAACTTGTAATGTTAAAAGATTTAAACGATCTCGATTTAAAAATTAAAGAAAGTCCCATAATAAGGGCAATATCTGGAGAATCCCCTGAACTAACGCCCTCTGGAACCTACATACCTGGGGCAGAAGAATTAGATAGTCTTATAGCACCTGCTGATTCTTACCAGGTACTTGATGCAGACTCAAGCCAGCAGGAAGCAATAGTTGCAGCAAAATTGGGTGCAAGTTTTGTTCTTCAAGGTCCCCCGGGAACTGGAAAAAGCCAGACTATTACAAATATAATTTCAGAATGCCTCGTTGATGGTAAAAAAATATTATTTGTAAGTGAAAAGATGGCTGCACTTGATGTGGTCAAAAAAAGGCTTGATGAAGCAGGTCTCGGCCAATTTTGTTTGGAACTTCACAGCTACAAGATGAATAAAAAAGAATTAATAAATAATCTCTATCAAACGTATGAAGAATACGAATCCGGAAAGATTTCAAAAGAATCTTTTGATTATACTAAATTAAAGTACGATAGAAATATTTTAAACGCCTATGTGAAAAGTTTGCACAAAATACATTATCCGTTGGGAAAAAGTGCATACCAATTACATGGGGAATTGGCAAAACTATCCGAAATTCCAGAAGTGTGTTTCGATTTAAAAAATACCATAAATTACACTGAAAAAGATTTGGATACACTCAAATATACGTTAGAACAGTTAGATGCACGTAAAGAAAAAATAATAGAATTTGATGAAAGTTTTTGGAAATACCTAAAAGTAATGGATTACCGACTTTCGTTAAAATCAGAAATAGAATCAAATTTTTTAGAAATGTCACAGACTTTAGAAGACATAAATTTAAAATTAAAAGAAATATCGGAAGAATGGGGTCTTGAAAAAGAACTTAAAATTTCAGATTTTGAATGGTTATATAAATTTTTAAATATCTCGCTATCTAATCCAGTCCCCATTCAATCGTGGCTTAATCCGGGTAACGTCCAACCCCTAATCGATATTTCAAAAAATTTTAAACAGAAATTTAGCGAGTACAATATCCAAAAAAGCCAGCTATCTTGCAAAATAAATAACAAAGCGTTTGAAATAAATGCTTCAGAACTTAAAACGCCACTCGATAAGAATTTTCATATTATCTCGGAAATCCTGTATTCAAATAACTGTAATTGGTTAAGTTACCAAATTATGAATAAAGAATGTAAAAAAATACTTGAAAACTTAGTGAAGACCTCCGAAAATTTGAAAAATAATTCAGAAAAATTAATTTCAAAACTTGGTTTTTCAAACGAGCTACTAAACATCTCAGATCTCGAAAAAATAAAAGAAATCACGTGCGTAATTTCAAAAAATGGGAAACTTCCAAAAAATACGATATTAAATGCAACAAATCTAAAAATAGACTATTTAAAAGATTTTGAAGTATTTGAAAAATATTTTGAAAATAGAGCGAATATCTTAAAAAATTACGAAGAAAGAATTTTCGATTTAAATGTCGAGGAACTTATAACTAAATTTAAAACCGAATATAATTCCATTTTTAAATATTTAAAGTCGAAATACCGCAAAGATAAAAAATTAGTGTTAGAACTTCGAAAAGATTTGAAATCACTAAATGATTCAGAAATACTCTCCGATTTATACAAAATTAACGATATAATCAAAGTGGAAACGTTAATTTCTAAAAAAGAAGAAGAATTTATTAAAAATTACGGGAATTTGTATTCGGGAGTTACTACGGACTGGAAATTTATCGGAACCATGCTTGAAGAACTTTCAAATATTGAATTAAACCTTGGAGTGAAAATTCCGTCAAAAGCGGTTGATTCGATAATAAATACTGAAGAATATGCAGAAATTGAAAAAATATTATCGGATATCGATTATTCAATTAAAAATCTCGAATCTGATGTATATTCGCTTAAAAAGTTAGCAAATATTGAATTAAACTTTGATTTAAAAAAATTTAACATATTTAACATGAACCAGCAGTTAAACGGGATAAATTCTGCAATTTCGTCAGTAAATGAAATTTTCAACCTGTTGAAAAAAGATGACTTTTTAGAAATGACATATAGGGATTTAAAAAATACGCTATCAAATATTGAACTCTTTCAAAATTTAGAAAATACATTAAATTCTGAAAGAACACGGCTTTCAGAGAATTTTGGGAGATATTATGCCCATGAAAGTACCAATTGGGATGTAATTTACGATGCACTAATTTGGGTAAACTCTTTAAACGATTTATTTAAGGATTCGGAAATACCGAATAAATACGTTGAATACATTGTTAAAGACCATAAAAATCTAAATTCAATTATGGGCTCAATATTGAATCTTATAAATCAGTACAATTCTAAAAAAGCATATCTTGAAGAGATATTCGATGTGAAAAATTTAGAACTCAATGGTAAGGAATTTAGTGAAAATTCTATATCAAACGTAAGTTCATGGATGAAAACTGTTTCTTATGAGTCTTTTAACCTCGAAGAAAACATATCTCTTAAAAAAACGATATCTGATGCCAAATACCTTGGATTTAGTGATATAATTCACGTTATAAAACATAAAAATTACGGTGATTATTCATTAAAAGATATGTATTTAAAAAGATTTTATACGCTAAGGCTTGAAAATATTTATTTATCGGATACCATACTCAACAGCTTTAAAAAAGAAGATTATGAAAAAATTTTAAAAGAATTTAGAAATCTTGATAAAGACCAGTTTAAAAGTAATATTACTCGAATTCAGAATAAATTATTGGCTAAAGGTCGGGAAAAAATTTATTCGCTGGATTTAGAATTAACTACCTTGAAAAAAGAATACAACAAACAAAAAAAGCATCTTTCAATAAGGGCCCTACTTTCAAAGATACCTAATTTAACATGGGCCATGAAACCATGCTTCTTAATGAGTCCAATGTCTGTCAGCACGTATTTAGAATCACAAAATTTTGATTTTGATCTTGTAATTTTTGATGAAGCGTCACAGATACTACCTGAAGACGCAATAGGGTCCATAGTACGAGGTAAGCAGGTTATTGTTGTTGGAGACAGTAAACAGATGCCGCCAACAAGATTTTTCACGAGCACTTTTGATGATCCTGAATCCGAAGAAGAGTTTGATGAAATTTATGAGAGCATATTAGATCAGTGTTCCGCAGTAATGCCTGAAAAAAGTTTAAAATGGCACTATAGGAGTAGACATGAATCGTTGATTGCATTTTCAAATAAAAACTTTTACAAAAATAAGCTATATACGTTCCCAAGTTCAAATAATTCGTGTAACAACGGATTAAAATTTGTATATGTTGAAGACGGGATTTACGATCGATCATTAAGTAGAACAAATAAAAAAGAAGCTAAAAAAGTAGCCGAACTTACAATAGGCCACTTTAAAAATCATCCCGAAAAATCGCTTGGAATTATTGCATTTAGCGAAGCACAGCAAATGCAGATTATTGATGAATTAGATTATTTAATGGAAGATTATCCAGAATTACGGTATTTAATGGACGAATCAAAAGAAGAATCGTTTTTTATTAAAAATTTAGAAAACGTTCAGGGCCATGAACGAGATGTAATATTTTTCAGTGTAGGCTATGCAAAAGACAATGCTGGAAACCTAAGGTATAATTTTGGGCCGCTAAGCAAACAGGGCGGTGAAAGAAGATTAAATGTTGCGATTACTCGTGCAAAACACCATATAAAGTTAGTATCCTCCATAATGCCTGAAGAAATAGACCTCATGCGTACAAACAGCAGAGGTGCAAAGTTATTGCGGGAATACTTAGAATTTGCTAAATATGGTAAACTTCCCGAAAGTTTAGAATACAATAGTGAGCTTGAATTTGATTCCCCATTTGAAGAAGATGTTTATGATGCAGTTTCTGCTTTAGGGTACGATGTACACACCCAAGTCGGATGTTCCGGTTATAAAATTGATTTAGCCGTAATTGACCCAAATAACCCTGGAAGATACATAATGGGAATAGAATGCGATGGTGCAAGTTACCATTCATCACATTCTGCAAGAGATCGTGACAGGTTAAGGCAGCAAGTTTTAGAAGGTCTCGGTTGGAAAATTTATAGAATATGGTCTCAGGACTGGTTTAAAAGAAAGAACTTTGAATTAGAAAAAATAAATCGGCAACTAAAAGACATACGTGGTATTCAATAA
- a CDS encoding recombinase family protein: MPGNEMIFGYARVSTQDQNVDRQLDELKAAGCQKIFYEKISGTKIERPEFLRMLDQVRSGDLIIITELTRLSRSTKDLLNVVEMLEEKGVSIKSLKESWLDTSSAHGKLLFTFFAGISQFERDIISERVKSGLKAARARGRKGGRKPADPKNVDIAVRMWKSKEYSINEILKTCGISRRTLYKYLKQDEDCRKIIEKII, encoded by the coding sequence ATGCCGGGAAATGAAATGATATTTGGTTATGCCAGGGTTAGCACTCAAGATCAAAATGTGGATCGTCAACTAGATGAATTAAAAGCAGCAGGCTGTCAAAAAATATTTTACGAAAAAATATCCGGGACAAAAATAGAACGGCCAGAATTTTTGAGAATGCTTGATCAGGTTCGATCAGGAGATTTAATAATAATCACCGAATTAACGAGACTTTCAAGGTCGACTAAGGATTTACTCAATGTAGTTGAAATGCTTGAAGAAAAAGGTGTTTCAATAAAATCATTGAAGGAATCATGGTTGGATACCTCTTCAGCACATGGTAAATTATTATTTACTTTTTTTGCAGGAATTTCTCAATTTGAAAGAGATATTATTTCAGAACGAGTAAAGTCGGGACTAAAAGCTGCAAGAGCACGTGGTAGAAAAGGTGGAAGAAAACCTGCTGATCCAAAAAACGTTGACATTGCAGTTCGAATGTGGAAAAGTAAAGAATATTCAATTAATGAAATCTTAAAAACGTGTGGAATTTCTAGAAGAACTTTGTATAAATATTTAAAACAAGATGAAGACTGCAGAAAAATTATTGAAAAAATAATTTGA